From one Lycium ferocissimum isolate CSIRO_LF1 chromosome 5, AGI_CSIRO_Lferr_CH_V1, whole genome shotgun sequence genomic stretch:
- the LOC132056882 gene encoding cationic peroxidase 1-like: MAKISLLLLIIFPFFLRMSSAQSLSANFYSSSCPNVLSVIKTAVNSAVNKEARMGASLLRLHFHDCFVNGCDASVLLDDTSNFTGEKTAGPNSGSLRGFDVIDTIKTQVESSCAGVVSCADILAVAARDSVVKLGGPSWTVLLGKRDSTTASLSAANNIPAPTLNLSGLISSFSNKGLTAREMVVLSGSHTIGQARCTTFRNRLYNEANINASFATSVKANCPQSGGNNNLSPLDTTSPTSFDNAYFKNLQIQKGLLHSDQQLFSGGSTNSIVNTYSSNSATFLTDFANAMVKMGNLSPLTGTNGQIRKNCRKTN; the protein is encoded by the exons ATGGCTAAGATATCATTGTTACTACTAATAATATTTCCATTTTTTCTTCGAATGAGCTCTGCTCAATCGTTGTCCGCCAATTTTTACTCTTCCTCGTGTCCGAATGTCCTCTCAGTTATTAAAACAGCTGTGAATTCTGCGGTCAACAAAGAGGCTCGCATGGGAGCTTCATTACTTCGTCTTCATTTCCATGATTGTTTTGTTAAT GGTTGTGATGCATCCGTGCTACTAGATGATACATCAAACTTCACGGGAGAGAAAACTGCTGGACCAAATAGTGGGTCGTTAAGAGGATTTGATGTCATAGATACTATCAAAACTCAAGTGGAGTCTTCGTGTGCCGGCGTTGTATCTTGCGCAGACATTTTAGCTGTTGCAGCACGAGATTCTGTTGTCAAA CTTGGTGGTCCTAGTTGGACTGTTTTACTGGGCAAAAGAGACTCAACTACTGCAAGTTTAAGTGCAGCAAACAACATTCCTGCACCAACCTTGAACCTTAGTGGCCTCATTTCTTCCTTCTCTAACAAAGGTTTAACTGCTAGGGAAATGGTGGTTCTTTCAG GAAGTCACACAATAGGCCAAGCTAGGTGTACTACTTTCAGAAACCGTCTATACAATGAAGCAAATATAAATGCCTCATTTGCAACATCAGTAAAAGCTAACTGTCCACAGAGTGGTGGTAACAACAATCTTTCACCACTAGACACCACAAGTCCAACTTCATTTGACAATGCTTACTTCAAGAACTTGCAAATCCAAAAGGGACTTCTTCATTCTGATCAACAGCTATTTAGTGGAGGATCTACAAACTCCATTGTTAACACTTATAGCTCCAATTCAGCGACTTTCTTGACCGATTTTGCAAATGCTATGGTCAAAATGGGAAATCTTAGCCCCCTTACAGGCACCAATGGCCAAATCCGTAAAAATTGCAGGAAAACGaactaa
- the LOC132057807 gene encoding uncharacterized protein LOC132057807 — MRGKGSIWDNFDISKISNAGFKLDFVSPIREGESPVCEIEIEDITSEIAYWWNAVVCYVLGAHPPFAVMRGYIQRQWGKHRINKISMMKNGIVLVRFDNPEGKNEVLQGGIYHFDNKPFIVKAWNEDMEFTREELYTVPIWVKLLGLDFKYWGPKGLSKIGSLIGKPLMADKNTEKKIGLNFARLLIEVDVDTPLPDKVYFRNVKGNIIEQKVQYDWKPVLCTYCKKYGHSEVDCKMKKPRSPPNEQQLVAKTTPSEGNNSPTQPEQVGGDATAPLMGKVTEPRKGDTCVTQEGAKEGQLQEAKAKEAIRKFPEQQDKRTGWTSPLNTSRMPKVQEKQGVYSQNPFDMLKGPSTSQSRQSSQVAHGGGTDLAPKRTG; from the coding sequence ATGAGGGGCAAAGGCTCAATTTGGGACAATTTCGATATATCCAAAATATCCAATGCTGGGTTTAAACTCGATTTTGTGTCGCCAATCAGGGAAGGTGAGTCTCCTGTATGCGAAATTGAAATTGAGGACATAACATCAGAAATTGCTTATTGGTGGAATGCGGTCGTTTGCTATGTGTTGGGAGCTCATCCCCCTTTCGCTGTGATGAGAGGATACATACAGAGACAGTGGGGGAAACATAGAATTAACAAAATCTCAATGATGAAAAATGGTATAGTCTTGGTGAGGTTTGATAACCCGGAAGGGAAGAATGAGGTGTTACAAGGTGGGATATATCACTTTGATAACAAACCTTTCATTGTAAAAGCTTGGAATGAGGATATGGAGTTCACTCGAGAGGAGCTGTATACAGTACCAATTTGGGTGAAATTGCTAGGGTTGGATTTCAAGTACTGGGGCCCTAAAGGGTTAAGTAAAATTGGAAGTCTCATTGGCAAACCTTTGATGGCAGATAAGAACACTGAAAAGAAGATTGGGCTGAATTTTGCGAGACTTCTGATAGAGGTAGATGTGGACACACCGTTGCCGGATAAGGTGTATTTTAGGAATGTGAAGGGCAACATCATCGAGCAGAAAGTTCAATACGATTGGAAGCCTGTGTTATGTACGTATTGTAAAAAGTATGGGCACTCTGAGGTAGATTGCAAGATGAAGAAGCCTAGGTCTCCACCAAATGAACAACAACTAGTGGCGAAGACTACTCCTTCAGAGGGGAATAATTCTCCCACTCAACCAGAGCAAGTAGGGGGTGACGCAACAGCACCACTAATGGGTAAGGTCACAGAGCCAAGGAAAGGTGACACATGTGTAACACAAGAAGGGGCTAAAGAAGGACAACTACAAGAGGCTAAAGCCAAAGAAGCAATTAGGAAGTTCCCGGAGCAACAAGATAAACGTACAGGTTGGACGTCTCCACTAAATACGAGCAGGATGCCTAAGGTGCAGGAGAAACAAGGGGTGTATAGTCAGAACCCTTTTGATATGCTGAAAGGACCAAGTACAAGCCAGTCACGCCAAAGCAGTCAGGTTGCACATGGGGGAGGCACTGATCTTGCCCCTAAAAGAACTGGATAA